A window of Castor canadensis chromosome 10, mCasCan1.hap1v2, whole genome shotgun sequence contains these coding sequences:
- the Il5ra gene encoding interleukin-5 receptor subunit alpha: MVLALLILWGTAVVLHADLLPDKKFLLLPPVNFTIKVTGLAQVLLSWSPNPHQEQWNVNIEYRVKINVPQEEEYETRKTESKYVSPLHQGFSASVQSILPRDGSFLTSSSSSWVSAELQAPPGSPGTSIVNLTCTTNTAIDNYTHLRLYQVSLRCTWLAGKDAPEDTQYFLYYRYGSQTEECQAYSKDALNRNTACWFPRTFIKSKGHEWLVVHINGSSKHAAIQPYDQLFVPYTIDQANPPMNVTAELEGTRLYIHWEKPVSPFPTQCFDYEVKIYNAMNGYFQVEKVSTNKFISTIDDVSNYSIQVKAAVNFGCRENGLWSEWSQPIYVGKDEQKHLAEWLLIVLTAAICFLLLILSFACRMCHLWTKLFPPVPEPKNNLKDLFVTTNYEKTGSGETETEVISYVDEPGLEVLENSVF; the protein is encoded by the exons ATGGTGCTTGCACTGCTGATTCTTTGGGGGACTGCAGTGGTGTTGCATGCAGACTTACTTCCTGACAAAAAGT ttttacttcttccgcCTGTCAATTTTACCATTAAAGTTACTGGTTTAGCTCAAGTTCTTTTGAGTTGGAGCCCAAATCCTCATCAAGAGCAATGGAACGTTAACATAGAATATCGTGTGAAAATAAATGTCCCACAAGAAGAAGAA TATGAAACCAGGAAGACTGAAAGCAAATATGTGAGCCCCCTTCATCAAGGCTTCTCAGCAAGTGTGCAGAGCATTCTGCCAAGAGATGGTTCCTTCctcaccagcagcagcagcagctgggtTTCTGCTGAACTTCAAGCTCCACCTG GGTCTCCAGGAACCTCAATTGTGAATTTAACTTGTACCACAAACACTGCGATAGATAATTACACACACTTAAGGCTATACCAAGTTTCTCTTCGCTGCACCTGGCTTGCTGGCAAGGATGCCCCTGAGGATACTCAGTATTTCCTCTACTATAG ATATGGCTCTCAGACCGAAGAATGCCAAGCATACAGCAAAGATGCACTGAACAGAAATACAGCGTGCTGGTTTCCTAGGACTTTTATCAAGAGCAAAGGACACGAGTGGCTTGTAGTGCATATTAATGGTTCAAGCAAGCATGCTGCAATCCAGCCCTACGATCAGCTGTTTGTTCCCTATACCATTG ATCAAGCAAATCCTCCAATGAATGTCACAGCTGAGCTAGAAGGAACTCGTCTATATATCCATTGGGAGAAACCAGTTTCTCCCTTTCCAACCCAGTGCTTTGATTATGAAGTGAAAATTTACAATGCAATGAATGGTTATTTTCAG GTGGAAAAAGTGTCAACCAATAAATTCATCTCAACGATTGATGATGTTTCTAACTATTCCATTCAAGTGAAAGCAGCAGTGAACTTTGGATGCAGAGAAAACGGGCTATGGAGTGAATGGAGTCAACCTATTTATGTTG GAAAGGATGAGCAGAAGCACTTGGCAGAATGGCTTCTCATTGTGCTCACAGCAGCCATCTGTTTCCTCTTGTTAATTCTCTCATTCGCCTGCAGAAT GTGTCACTTATGGACCAAGTTGTTTCCTCCAGTTCCAGAACCAAAAAACAACCTCAAAGATCTCTTTGTGACTACCAACTATGAG aaaacCGGTTCTGGTGAAACAGAAACTGAAGTTATAAGCTATGTGGATGAGCCTGGCTTGGAGGTCTTGGAAAATTCTGTGTTTTGA